A genomic segment from Agrobacterium vitis encodes:
- the cheD gene encoding chemoreceptor glutamine deamidase CheD, translating into MSDEAAARRVHIIQGEYKVVSDPNVVLSTILGSCVAACIRDPIAGVGGMNHFLLPGSANPGMGGGDATRYGVHLMELLINGLLKKGARRDRLEAKIFGGAKTIATFSNVGEQNAAFAAQFLKDEGIKVVGSSTGGEHGRKLEFWPISGRARQYPLTGAETQKTVAMEQRPVKVQKPVESSIEFF; encoded by the coding sequence ATGAGTGACGAAGCTGCGGCTCGCAGGGTCCATATTATTCAAGGTGAATACAAGGTTGTCAGCGACCCGAATGTGGTGCTTTCAACCATCCTGGGTTCCTGCGTGGCTGCATGCATACGTGATCCCATTGCCGGTGTCGGCGGTATGAACCATTTCCTCCTGCCGGGCTCTGCCAATCCCGGCATGGGAGGCGGGGATGCCACGCGCTATGGCGTCCATCTGATGGAATTGCTGATCAACGGCCTCTTGAAGAAGGGGGCTCGGCGCGATCGTCTGGAAGCCAAGATTTTCGGGGGCGCGAAGACGATTGCGACGTTCTCGAATGTCGGCGAACAGAATGCCGCCTTCGCTGCGCAGTTTCTGAAAGATGAAGGCATTAAGGTGGTTGGCTCTTCGACGGGCGGCGAACATGGCCGCAAGCTGGAATTCTGGCCGATCAGCGGTCGTGCCCGCCAGTATCCTCTGACAGGAGCGGAGACGCAAAAGACCGTGGCCATGGAACAGCGGCCGGTCAAAGTGCAAAAGCCAGTGGAAAGCTCGATCGAGTTTTTCTAA
- a CDS encoding response regulator codes for MSIAEKIKVLIVDDQVTSRLLLSDALTQLGFKQITAAGDGEQGMKIMAQQPHHLVISDFNMPKMDGLGLLQAVRSNPATKKAAFIILTAQGDRALVQKAAQLGANNVLAKPFTIEKMKAAIEAVFGALK; via the coding sequence ATGTCAATAGCTGAAAAAATTAAGGTCCTGATAGTGGACGACCAGGTGACCAGCCGATTACTTTTGAGCGATGCGCTGACTCAGCTGGGTTTCAAGCAGATCACGGCTGCCGGCGACGGTGAGCAGGGGATGAAGATCATGGCTCAACAGCCTCATCATCTGGTGATCTCCGACTTCAACATGCCGAAGATGGATGGTCTCGGCCTTCTGCAGGCGGTTCGAAGCAATCCGGCCACCAAGAAGGCGGCCTTCATCATTCTGACTGCCCAAGGCGACAGGGCATTGGTGCAGAAGGCGGCCCAACTGGGTGCCAATAACGTACTCGCCAAGCCGTTTACCATCGAAAAGATGAAGGCGGCCATTGAAGCTGTTTTCGGAGCGTTAAAATGA
- the cheB gene encoding protein-glutamate O-methylesterase CheB, which translates to MIAAARVLVVDDSPTMRGLITAVLNSDPEVSVIGQAKDAMEARAAIKQLNPDVVTLDIEMPNMNGLEFLEKIMRLRPMPVIMVSTMTHRGAEATLAALEIGAFDCVGKPMPGEARPFGDLAEKVKAAARSQRRQIMHAAPVATPAADFRVGRKIVAIGSSTGGVEALIAVLQKFPPNCPPTVITQHMPPTFTKSFAERLNRLCAPVVEEATDGARLQIGKIYLAPGGERHLQVVNASAPSCRLLDTPPVNGHRPSVDVLFDSVAELAGRNAVGVILTGMGRDGASGLLKMRSAGARTIGQNEKTCVVYGMPRVAHELGAVEHQLPLGSIGEEILKLTAARKEGYE; encoded by the coding sequence ATGATAGCCGCCGCTCGCGTTCTCGTCGTCGATGACAGCCCGACCATGCGGGGACTGATCACCGCCGTTCTCAATTCCGATCCGGAAGTCAGCGTCATTGGCCAGGCCAAGGATGCCATGGAGGCCCGCGCCGCCATCAAGCAACTGAACCCGGATGTGGTGACGCTCGATATTGAAATGCCGAACATGAATGGTTTGGAATTTCTCGAAAAGATCATGCGGCTGCGGCCGATGCCTGTCATCATGGTCTCGACCATGACCCATCGTGGAGCTGAAGCGACGCTGGCTGCCTTGGAAATTGGCGCATTCGACTGCGTTGGCAAGCCGATGCCGGGCGAGGCTCGTCCGTTCGGCGATCTTGCCGAGAAGGTCAAGGCGGCTGCCCGTTCGCAGCGTCGGCAGATCATGCATGCGGCGCCGGTTGCCACGCCTGCTGCCGATTTCCGGGTGGGCCGCAAGATCGTGGCGATCGGTTCTTCGACAGGGGGTGTCGAAGCGCTGATTGCCGTGCTGCAGAAATTTCCGCCCAATTGTCCGCCGACGGTCATTACCCAACACATGCCGCCGACGTTTACCAAGAGTTTTGCGGAGCGGTTGAACCGGCTCTGCGCTCCCGTTGTGGAGGAAGCAACCGACGGTGCCAGATTGCAGATCGGCAAGATCTATCTGGCGCCTGGTGGAGAACGGCATCTGCAAGTGGTGAACGCATCCGCTCCCAGTTGCCGTTTGCTGGACACGCCCCCGGTCAATGGACACCGGCCATCGGTCGATGTTCTCTTTGATTCGGTGGCGGAATTGGCTGGACGCAATGCCGTTGGCGTCATACTGACAGGTATGGGGCGCGATGGAGCGTCTGGATTGCTCAAAATGCGAAGTGCAGGCGCACGGACCATTGGGCAGAACGAAAAGACCTGTGTGGTCTATGGTATGCCTCGCGTTGCCCATGAACTGGGTGCCGTCGAGCATCAATTGCCGCTTGGCTCAATCGGCGAAGAAATTCTCAAACTCACGGCCGCACGGAAAGAAGGTTATGAATAA
- the cheR gene encoding protein-glutamate O-methyltransferase CheR: MTSTFSAHSRQSDDEIMASGEYPLTRRDLNEIAAMIYADAGIALNDSKASLVYSRLSKHIRNLGLRGFREYCALVSSQEGAGARREMLSHLTTNFTRFFRENHHFDHLRTEVLPGLINRAKAGGRVRIWSAACSDGQEPYSIALTVLSLMPNAADYDFRILATDIDPKILALARAGAYDETALETVSPAMRKQWFRDVDVGGRRKFQVDDRVKKLITFNELNLMAQWPIKGPFDVIFCRNVVIYFDEPTQVKIWSRFAGLLPEGGHLYIGHSERVSGDPKNLFDNIGITTYKYTGKTGGRKV, translated from the coding sequence ATGACATCGACCTTTTCTGCGCATAGCCGGCAATCGGACGACGAGATCATGGCCAGTGGCGAATACCCGTTGACCCGCCGCGATCTCAACGAAATTGCTGCGATGATCTATGCCGATGCCGGGATTGCGCTGAACGATTCCAAGGCTTCCCTTGTCTATTCAAGACTGTCGAAGCATATTCGCAATCTTGGATTGCGTGGATTTCGTGAATATTGCGCGCTTGTCTCTTCCCAGGAGGGGGCCGGGGCGCGACGCGAAATGTTGTCGCATCTGACAACGAATTTCACCCGGTTCTTTCGTGAGAACCATCACTTTGATCATTTGCGCACCGAGGTTCTGCCGGGGTTGATCAACCGCGCCAAGGCCGGCGGTCGCGTGCGGATCTGGTCTGCCGCCTGTTCTGATGGGCAGGAGCCCTATTCCATCGCCTTGACGGTCCTGTCCTTGATGCCGAATGCCGCCGACTACGATTTCAGGATCTTGGCAACGGATATCGATCCGAAGATCCTGGCGCTGGCTCGTGCCGGAGCCTATGACGAAACAGCGCTGGAAACCGTGAGCCCGGCCATGCGCAAGCAATGGTTCCGCGATGTCGATGTCGGTGGACGCCGAAAATTCCAGGTGGATGACCGGGTCAAGAAGCTGATCACCTTCAACGAGTTGAATTTGATGGCGCAATGGCCGATCAAAGGACCGTTCGACGTGATCTTCTGCCGCAATGTGGTGATCTATTTCGATGAGCCCACCCAGGTGAAGATCTGGTCGCGATTTGCCGGGCTGCTGCCGGAGGGCGGCCATCTTTATATCGGCCACTCCGAGCGGGTGTCGGGCGATCCGAAGAACCTGTTCGATAATATCGGTATCACCACCTACAAATATACCGGCAAGACCGGAGGGCGCAAAGTATGA
- a CDS encoding chemotaxis protein CheW — translation MSNAVENLVQGNRELIAFRVGNQEFCVNIMQVREIRGWTPATPLPQSPHYVMGVINLRGAVLPIVDLAIRLGLKRTEPTVRHVIIVVQIRTKVVGLLVDAVSDVLSVTDDAIQPTPEVSSDLERQYARGILAIDKRMICLIELAGLFSETESEAA, via the coding sequence ATGTCGAATGCGGTCGAAAATCTGGTTCAGGGGAATCGCGAGTTGATCGCGTTCCGTGTCGGTAATCAGGAGTTTTGTGTCAACATCATGCAGGTGCGGGAAATCCGTGGATGGACCCCCGCAACGCCGTTACCACAGTCTCCTCATTACGTGATGGGCGTGATCAACCTGCGTGGTGCTGTCCTGCCGATCGTCGATCTGGCGATCCGGCTCGGGCTGAAGCGAACAGAGCCGACCGTTCGGCATGTGATTATCGTGGTCCAGATCAGGACCAAGGTCGTCGGCCTGCTGGTGGATGCCGTGTCGGACGTACTGAGCGTAACAGATGATGCGATCCAACCGACGCCTGAGGTCTCGTCTGATCTCGAGCGCCAATATGCAAGGGGCATCCTCGCCATTGACAAACGGATGATCTGTTTGATTGAGCTGGCGGGCCTTTTCTCTGAAACTGAAAGCGAAGCGGCATGA
- a CDS encoding chemotaxis protein CheA encodes MDMNEIKEIFFQECEEQLAELESGLLKMNDGDRDPETVNAVFRAVHSIKGGAGAFGLDDLVAFAHVFETTLDCVRSNKLEPGIEVMKVMLKSADVLADLTNASRDGGSVDPSRSSGLVKELEALAKGEMPSSSATAPAPAPKAAAKPAPAPAATDDSGFAPVPFSFDDFADEEPPIVSPPLEVTFKPRRDLYAKGNDATLLLRDLSRIGEVSLNCNVSAVPTLESMDPEEAYFSWKILVKSEKGEEGVRTVFEFAEWDCELEIKEQEATAAEGSDELPMVPVPFDLSALDDDSGAEEADDSSADLIAEAVEAADTATKVVSAVREKRESPAAAAAAAAAAAQNQSAASAAGQTIRVDLDRVDRLINLVGELVINQAMLSQSVIENDTNGTSSINMGLEELQQLTREIQDSVMAIRAQPVKPVFQRMSRIVREVADMVGKSIRLVTEGENTEVDKTVIDKLAEPLTHMIRNAVDHGIETPEKRTAAGKNPEGTVKLTAKHRSGRIVIELVDDGAGINRERVRQKAIDNDIIAADANLSDEEIDNLIFMPGFSTADKISDISGRGVGMDVVKRSIQALGGRISISSRPGQGSTFTMSLPLTLAVLDGMVVTVAGQTLVVPLTAIVETLQPEAQNIHSFGANQRLISIRNSFCPLVDVGRILNFRSAQANPIDGVALLVESEGGGQRALMVDAIQGQRQVVIKSLEANYTHVPGIAAATILGDGRVALILDVDAVVAASRGQSLKQEMSLAVAG; translated from the coding sequence ATGGATATGAACGAAATCAAAGAGATCTTTTTCCAGGAATGCGAGGAACAGCTCGCGGAACTGGAATCCGGTCTTCTGAAAATGAACGATGGGGATCGTGACCCGGAGACGGTGAATGCTGTTTTCCGAGCTGTTCATTCCATCAAAGGAGGCGCAGGCGCGTTCGGTCTCGACGATCTCGTTGCCTTCGCTCACGTTTTTGAGACCACCCTTGATTGCGTTCGATCCAATAAGCTGGAACCGGGCATTGAAGTCATGAAGGTCATGCTCAAGTCGGCCGACGTGCTCGCCGACCTGACCAATGCTTCTCGTGACGGTGGCAGCGTCGATCCTTCGCGTTCAAGCGGCCTTGTCAAGGAACTGGAAGCGCTTGCCAAGGGTGAAATGCCTTCGTCATCCGCCACAGCACCGGCACCTGCGCCAAAGGCGGCTGCCAAGCCTGCGCCTGCGCCAGCAGCAACGGATGATAGCGGTTTTGCACCCGTTCCATTCTCCTTTGACGATTTTGCCGACGAAGAGCCGCCCATTGTGTCTCCTCCGCTTGAAGTGACCTTCAAGCCGCGCCGGGATCTCTATGCCAAGGGCAATGACGCCACGCTCTTGCTGCGCGATCTGTCGCGTATCGGCGAAGTCAGCCTGAACTGTAATGTAAGCGCCGTTCCGACGCTGGAATCCATGGATCCCGAGGAGGCTTACTTCTCCTGGAAAATCCTGGTGAAGAGCGAAAAAGGCGAAGAAGGCGTTCGGACTGTTTTCGAGTTTGCCGAATGGGATTGCGAACTGGAAATCAAGGAGCAGGAAGCGACTGCTGCTGAAGGAAGCGATGAGCTGCCGATGGTACCGGTGCCGTTCGATCTGTCCGCGCTGGACGACGACAGCGGCGCTGAAGAGGCTGACGATAGCTCGGCCGACTTGATTGCCGAGGCCGTGGAAGCCGCCGATACCGCAACCAAAGTGGTCAGTGCCGTCAGGGAGAAGAGAGAATCTCCAGCCGCTGCTGCCGCCGCTGCCGCTGCCGCCGCGCAAAACCAGTCCGCAGCTTCTGCTGCCGGGCAAACGATCCGCGTCGATCTCGATCGCGTCGACCGCCTGATCAATCTGGTGGGTGAGCTTGTCATCAACCAGGCCATGCTGTCACAGAGCGTCATCGAAAATGACACCAACGGCACGTCGTCGATCAATATGGGCCTCGAAGAGCTGCAACAGCTCACCCGCGAGATCCAGGATTCGGTCATGGCGATCCGTGCTCAGCCGGTCAAGCCGGTGTTCCAGCGCATGTCGCGTATCGTCCGCGAAGTTGCTGATATGGTTGGAAAATCGATCCGCCTGGTCACCGAAGGTGAAAACACCGAAGTGGACAAGACGGTCATCGACAAGCTGGCCGAGCCGCTGACACACATGATCCGCAATGCCGTTGACCATGGTATCGAAACACCCGAAAAGCGTACTGCCGCCGGCAAGAACCCGGAAGGCACGGTCAAGCTGACGGCAAAGCACCGGTCTGGCCGTATCGTGATCGAACTGGTCGATGATGGTGCCGGTATCAACCGCGAACGGGTCCGCCAGAAGGCAATCGATAACGATATCATCGCTGCCGACGCCAATCTGTCCGATGAGGAAATCGACAATCTGATTTTCATGCCGGGCTTTTCCACGGCGGACAAGATTTCCGACATTTCCGGCCGTGGCGTTGGCATGGACGTGGTCAAGCGGTCCATCCAGGCATTGGGCGGGCGCATCTCCATCAGCTCGCGCCCCGGTCAGGGCTCGACTTTCACCATGAGCTTGCCGCTGACACTGGCGGTTCTGGATGGCATGGTCGTTACCGTTGCTGGCCAGACGCTTGTCGTTCCCTTGACGGCCATCGTTGAAACCTTGCAGCCGGAAGCCCAGAATATCCATTCCTTCGGGGCCAACCAGCGGCTGATTTCGATCCGCAACAGCTTCTGCCCATTGGTGGATGTCGGTCGGATCCTGAACTTCCGCTCGGCCCAGGCCAACCCGATCGATGGTGTTGCTCTGTTGGTTGAATCGGAAGGTGGCGGTCAGCGCGCCTTGATGGTCGATGCCATCCAGGGTCAGCGTCAGGTGGTCATCAAGAGCCTCGAGGCCAACTATACTCATGTGCCCGGTATCGCCGCGGCAACTATTCTGGGCGATGGCCGCGTGGCTCTGATCCTGGATGTGGATGCTGTCGTTGCTGCTTCGCGCGGTCAGTCTCTCAAGCAGGAAATGTCGTTAGCCGTCGCAGGATAG
- the cheY1 gene encoding chemotaxis response regulator CheY1 has translation MKKKVLTVDDSRTIRNMLLVTLNNAGFETIQAEDGVEGLEVLEECNPDVIVTDINMPRLDGFGFIEGVRRNEKYRAVPILVLTTESDAEKKNRARQAGATGWIVKPFDPTKLIDAIERVTA, from the coding sequence ATGAAGAAAAAAGTATTAACCGTGGATGACTCTAGAACCATCCGCAACATGCTTCTCGTGACCCTCAATAATGCGGGTTTCGAGACCATCCAGGCCGAAGACGGCGTCGAAGGTCTTGAAGTGCTTGAAGAGTGCAATCCCGACGTGATCGTTACCGATATCAACATGCCGCGTCTTGACGGTTTTGGTTTTATCGAGGGCGTACGCCGCAATGAAAAATACCGCGCCGTTCCGATCCTCGTTCTGACGACCGAAAGCGATGCTGAGAAGAAGAACCGTGCGCGCCAGGCCGGCGCTACCGGCTGGATCGTCAAGCCATTCGATCCGACGAAACTGATCGATGCGATTGAACGTGTAACCGCCTAA
- a CDS encoding STAS domain-containing protein, whose product MASKKGASAQLKLASVLDLNEASQLKDKLLSMRGGAIEIDASGVERMGALCAQVLVSGAKTWEEDQKTFSIKKASDAFTKTIQLLGLNNDQLIAEIRQ is encoded by the coding sequence ATGGCGAGCAAGAAAGGCGCATCGGCGCAGCTTAAGCTGGCATCGGTGCTCGACTTGAATGAAGCGTCTCAGCTCAAGGACAAGCTTCTGTCCATGCGGGGAGGAGCAATTGAAATCGACGCATCCGGTGTCGAGCGGATGGGAGCACTTTGCGCCCAGGTGCTCGTCTCGGGCGCGAAAACCTGGGAAGAAGACCAGAAAACCTTCTCGATAAAGAAGGCGTCAGACGCTTTCACCAAAACCATACAGCTCTTGGGCTTGAACAACGATCAACTGATCGCGGAGATCCGGCAATGA